Proteins found in one Terribacillus sp. DMT04 genomic segment:
- the brnQ gene encoding branched-chain amino acid transport system II carrier protein, with translation MSQKVPGKFTIMLGLMLFALFFGAGNLIFPPMLGQQAGENIWVANAGFLVTGVGLPLIGIIAFVFSGEKDLMSLSSRVHPVFGIVYTVILYLAIGPFFAIPRAGNVSYEIGLKQPFLSADTGPFPLIVFSIIFFLITCLLSLNPTKIIDIIGKFLTPIKLTFIGLLVLVAIIYPIGKIKAPTSEYASNAFFNGFQEGYLTLDALVACVFGIIIVNALKGKGITKKATVMKVCLLATGLAAVVLGVIYTALAFMGASSVNELGYLDNGAEILADVSNHYFGSWGQIFLGLMITVACLTTSVGLITSCSTFFHELMPRISYKTFAVILSIFSAIVSMVGLTQLISISVPVLMAIYPITISLVFLTFLHSLFKGRRGVYIGSLVLTFCVSFFDGLNEAGLQVTAVNNLFMKILPFYDVGLGWLVPSILGGLLGLLVSRIRK, from the coding sequence GTGTCACAGAAGGTACCAGGTAAATTTACAATCATGCTTGGCTTGATGCTTTTTGCTTTATTCTTTGGAGCAGGGAATTTAATTTTTCCACCAATGCTAGGGCAGCAAGCTGGTGAAAATATATGGGTAGCAAATGCAGGGTTTCTTGTAACGGGTGTTGGACTGCCTTTAATTGGTATAATTGCTTTTGTTTTCTCTGGTGAGAAAGATCTTATGTCCTTATCCAGCAGAGTACATCCGGTTTTCGGAATTGTTTATACGGTTATTTTGTATCTTGCTATCGGTCCGTTTTTCGCAATTCCGCGTGCGGGGAATGTATCTTATGAGATTGGCTTGAAGCAGCCATTTTTGTCTGCAGATACTGGGCCGTTTCCATTAATTGTTTTCTCAATTATCTTCTTTTTGATAACGTGTTTATTGTCCTTAAACCCGACGAAGATTATTGATATAATTGGTAAATTCTTAACACCAATCAAGCTGACGTTTATTGGCTTGCTTGTGCTAGTTGCAATCATATATCCAATCGGGAAAATCAAGGCACCGACAAGTGAGTATGCGAGCAATGCTTTCTTTAATGGATTCCAAGAAGGTTATTTAACACTTGATGCGCTTGTAGCATGTGTTTTCGGGATTATTATCGTTAATGCACTTAAAGGTAAAGGCATAACAAAAAAAGCAACGGTAATGAAGGTTTGCTTACTAGCAACTGGCCTGGCAGCAGTTGTTCTTGGTGTAATTTATACAGCACTTGCTTTTATGGGGGCTTCCAGTGTCAATGAGCTTGGTTATCTGGATAATGGGGCCGAAATTCTGGCTGATGTTTCTAACCATTACTTTGGCTCTTGGGGACAAATCTTCCTTGGGCTAATGATTACAGTAGCCTGTCTCACAACGAGTGTTGGTTTAATTACATCATGTTCAACTTTCTTTCATGAGTTAATGCCACGTATTTCTTATAAGACTTTCGCAGTTATCCTGTCTATCTTTAGTGCGATTGTTTCGATGGTTGGGCTTACACAACTGATTTCCATTTCTGTTCCAGTATTGATGGCAATCTACCCGATTACGATCAGCCTTGTGTTCCTAACATTCCTTCATTCGCTATTTAAAGGGAGAAGAGGCGTATACATCGGCAGTCTTGTGCTGACATTTTGTGTGAGTTTCTTTGACGGATTAAATGAGGCTGGTCTGCAAGTTACAGCAGTAAATAATCTTTTCATGAAGATATTGCCTTTTTATGATGTGGGTCTTGGATGGCTTGTGCCTTCTATCTTAGGAGGTTTGCTTGGACTACTAGTGTCTCGGATTAGAAAATAA
- a CDS encoding FadR/GntR family transcriptional regulator, whose protein sequence is MKYKQIKPKKIYEQVADELLVMIRKGNLQPGEKLDSVTQLAENFQVGRSAIREALATLRAMGLVEMKQGEGTYVKAFEPEEIVYPLQHALLMSMEDRSELMEVRNILETGIAASAARNRSEEDLAQMEQALTEMRQYEGDPENGEKADLAFHLTIAHAAKNKLLLRLMHHVSDLTAESMKETRQICLFGTETAPEELNKQHEAILQAIRLQQPEQARMAMISHLEYVEDVLRAYME, encoded by the coding sequence ATGAAATACAAACAAATAAAACCAAAAAAGATATATGAACAAGTAGCAGATGAGCTGCTTGTGATGATAAGAAAAGGTAATCTGCAGCCAGGAGAAAAGCTGGATAGTGTGACCCAGCTAGCTGAGAACTTTCAGGTTGGGCGTTCAGCGATTCGTGAGGCGTTAGCTACACTTCGGGCGATGGGCTTGGTGGAAATGAAGCAAGGGGAAGGAACCTATGTGAAGGCGTTCGAGCCGGAAGAAATTGTTTACCCACTGCAGCATGCCTTGCTTATGAGTATGGAAGACCGATCAGAGCTTATGGAAGTTCGTAACATACTGGAGACGGGAATTGCAGCATCAGCAGCACGAAATAGATCAGAGGAAGATTTAGCACAGATGGAGCAAGCTCTCACGGAGATGAGGCAATATGAAGGCGATCCGGAAAATGGCGAGAAAGCTGACCTTGCCTTTCACCTGACGATTGCACACGCAGCCAAAAACAAATTGCTGCTTCGTTTGATGCATCATGTGTCTGATTTAACAGCAGAATCGATGAAAGAGACAAGACAGATCTGTTTATTTGGGACAGAGACTGCGCCAGAGGAATTGAACAAACAGCACGAAGCAATCCTCCAAGCCATCCGCTTGCAGCAGCCGGAACAAGCACGAATGGCTATGATTTCACACCTGGAATACGTAGAAGATGTATTGCGCGCTTATATGGAATAG
- a CDS encoding LysE/ArgO family amino acid transporter — translation MSNSHGVLLAFGLILPLGGQNVFLFNRGIIQKRWISTLPAVITAGMADTVMISIAVSGISVLVWSIPWIQVVLYGVGSCFLLYIGYSVWKAAPNNTRTGEERFPPRKQIAFAASVSLLNPHAILDIIGVIGTSSLAYTGTEKWTFTIACILVSWLWFIGLAAAGRLVGRLDTQGKMIVVLNRVSAVLIWIMAILILVRFIKAL, via the coding sequence ATGTCTAATTCACACGGCGTGCTTCTGGCATTCGGACTCATCTTACCTCTTGGGGGTCAAAATGTATTTTTATTCAACCGAGGGATTATTCAAAAGCGATGGATTTCTACATTACCTGCCGTAATTACAGCGGGTATGGCAGATACAGTGATGATCTCCATAGCAGTCAGTGGAATTTCTGTACTTGTATGGAGTATACCGTGGATTCAAGTTGTATTGTACGGAGTAGGGTCATGTTTTCTTCTTTATATCGGATATAGCGTATGGAAGGCAGCTCCGAACAATACTCGAACTGGAGAAGAACGCTTTCCACCTCGTAAGCAGATCGCTTTTGCTGCATCAGTCTCCTTATTAAATCCACATGCTATTTTAGATATTATTGGTGTTATTGGAACGAGTTCATTGGCATACACCGGGACAGAAAAATGGACGTTTACGATTGCTTGTATCCTTGTGTCGTGGTTATGGTTCATTGGATTAGCTGCCGCGGGGAGACTGGTCGGACGATTGGATACCCAGGGTAAGATGATTGTAGTACTCAATCGAGTATCAGCGGTACTGATATGGATAATGGCTATTTTGATACTTGTCAGGTTCATAAAAGCATTATAG
- a CDS encoding alpha-galactosidase: MGIQFDKTQRIFHLQGKATSYVIQLERDGYVTHQYWGRKIRQFRNSNRQQYIDRSFSPNPYYRDRTFSLDNLPQEYPQYGNSDFRKPAYHIQLDNGSTVTDLRYKSHRIYNGKPKLTALPATYAGQADAETLELVMQDEHLNLEVLLLYTVFSNYDVVTRSVQFRNKGKQKLKLLQAASVSVDFRRSDFDMLTFPGAWGKERHMEKRPLQSGIQSAESTRGASSHQQHPFIGLMEKHTTEDHGEVFGFHLVYSGNFLAQAEVDQFATTRVTLGINPFDFSWLLEPEETFQTPEAVLVYSSDGLGSMSDTLHHFYQQHLVRGEHKDKERPILINNWEATYFDFNADKIEQIAKAGSELGLELFVLDDGWFQNRNSDSTSLGDWFVDKKKLPNGLEDIAKRVNDFGMQFGLWLEPEMVSVDSELYREHPDWCLHIPDRYRTESRDQLVLDFSRADVRKEIIKRVSDILGSAPISYVKWDMNRHLSEVGSAALPAERQRETAHRHILGVYEVMETLTSRFPHILFESCSGGGGRYDPGILYYMPQTWTSDNTDAVSRLKIQYATSLLYPVASMASHVSDVPNHQVHRFTSLTMRGDVAMAGNLGYELDLTKLSEEEKQVVSQQIAFYKEIRSLVQFGNFYRLKSPFDGNETAWMFVTEDKTEAYVCYYRVLAEPAAPLAVLRMKGLDLLKDYAVQGTDEVYSGEELEYSGIRVPATLQGDFVSYTWYLKAE; the protein is encoded by the coding sequence ATGGGGATTCAATTCGATAAGACACAGCGTATTTTTCACTTGCAAGGAAAAGCAACTAGTTATGTCATACAGCTGGAGCGGGATGGCTATGTAACCCACCAGTATTGGGGGAGAAAGATTCGGCAGTTTCGAAATAGCAATCGCCAGCAGTACATAGATCGTTCCTTTTCCCCGAATCCTTATTATCGTGACCGAACGTTTTCTTTAGATAACCTGCCTCAGGAATATCCACAGTATGGTAACTCAGATTTCCGGAAGCCGGCTTATCATATTCAATTGGATAATGGATCAACTGTAACTGATTTGCGGTACAAATCACATCGTATATATAACGGCAAACCAAAGCTTACAGCACTGCCAGCGACCTATGCGGGTCAAGCAGATGCTGAAACGCTGGAACTTGTGATGCAGGATGAACATTTAAACTTGGAAGTTCTGTTATTGTATACCGTCTTCAGCAACTATGATGTGGTAACAAGATCCGTTCAGTTTCGTAACAAAGGCAAACAAAAGCTAAAACTGCTGCAGGCCGCCAGTGTTAGTGTTGATTTTCGCCGATCTGACTTTGATATGCTGACATTTCCTGGTGCGTGGGGGAAAGAGCGACATATGGAGAAACGGCCTTTGCAGTCAGGTATACAATCTGCTGAAAGTACACGTGGAGCGAGCAGCCACCAGCAGCATCCATTTATCGGGTTAATGGAAAAGCACACAACAGAGGATCACGGGGAAGTATTCGGCTTTCACTTGGTTTACAGCGGAAACTTTCTAGCACAGGCGGAAGTTGATCAATTTGCAACCACGCGTGTCACACTCGGAATTAATCCATTTGATTTCTCCTGGCTGCTAGAACCTGAAGAAACCTTTCAAACGCCTGAAGCTGTCCTCGTCTATTCCTCGGATGGTCTTGGCAGTATGTCTGATACGCTGCATCACTTTTATCAACAGCACCTTGTAAGAGGGGAACACAAAGATAAGGAACGGCCAATTCTTATCAATAACTGGGAAGCAACGTATTTTGATTTTAATGCCGATAAAATAGAGCAAATCGCGAAAGCAGGCAGTGAGCTAGGATTGGAATTGTTCGTACTGGATGACGGCTGGTTCCAGAACCGAAACTCTGATTCTACTTCTCTAGGAGACTGGTTTGTTGATAAAAAGAAGCTGCCGAATGGGTTGGAAGACATAGCGAAACGGGTGAATGATTTTGGAATGCAATTTGGTCTTTGGCTTGAACCAGAGATGGTATCAGTAGACAGTGAGCTGTACCGCGAGCATCCGGATTGGTGTTTGCATATTCCGGATCGCTACCGAACAGAAAGTCGTGATCAGCTTGTCCTTGATTTTTCCCGGGCGGATGTTCGAAAGGAGATCATCAAGCGCGTATCTGATATTCTTGGCAGCGCACCGATTAGTTACGTAAAGTGGGATATGAACCGTCATTTATCAGAAGTAGGATCGGCAGCTCTTCCTGCTGAACGGCAGCGAGAAACAGCACATCGACACATACTTGGTGTTTATGAAGTGATGGAGACGCTCACCTCTCGTTTTCCGCATATCTTATTTGAAAGCTGTTCCGGTGGGGGCGGACGTTATGATCCGGGCATTTTGTATTATATGCCGCAAACGTGGACGAGTGATAATACTGATGCAGTATCCCGGCTTAAAATTCAATATGCCACCAGCCTGCTATATCCAGTTGCATCAATGGCATCCCACGTATCCGATGTGCCAAATCACCAAGTACACCGTTTTACTTCGTTAACGATGCGCGGCGATGTAGCGATGGCTGGCAATCTCGGTTACGAATTGGATCTTACCAAACTTAGTGAAGAAGAGAAGCAAGTAGTCAGCCAGCAAATAGCATTTTATAAGGAAATTCGGAGTCTTGTACAATTTGGAAACTTTTATCGCTTGAAAAGTCCCTTTGACGGAAATGAGACAGCTTGGATGTTTGTCACGGAAGATAAAACGGAGGCCTATGTCTGTTATTACCGAGTGCTTGCAGAACCGGCCGCCCCGCTTGCTGTGCTGCGAATGAAAGGGCTTGATCTATTAAAGGATTATGCTGTGCAGGGAACGGATGAAGTGTATAGCGGAGAAGAACTGGAATATAGCGGAATTAGAGTGCCAGCAACACTTCAAGGGGACTTTGTAAGTTATACATGGTATTTAAAAGCAGAATAA
- a CDS encoding LutB/LldF family L-lactate oxidation iron-sulfur protein, translating to MAMKIGNEKFKNNVNKQMEDTFMRGAVAGAQERLRTRRLDAAEELGNWEEWRSHGEEIRQHTLDNLDYYLQELSENLQKRGGHVFFADTAEDANDYVKGIVKEKRAKKILKAKSMVTEEIGLNDVLQQEGCDVIETDLGEYILQLDDHDPPSHIVTPALHKNKEQIKDVFTEKLEYKLTSKPEELALHAREKLREEFLQADIGITGCNFAIAESGSVGLVTNEGNAGMVSDLPDTQICVMGMERIVPTFEEFEVLVGLLTRSAVGQKLTSYITALTGPRTAEEVDGPAEFHLVIVDNGRSGILGTEFQSVLQCIRCAACINVCPVYRHIGGHSYNSIYPGPIGAVLTPLLGGYDDFKELPYASTLCGACTDACPVKIPLHTLLHQHRQVIVEREGRAPISEKLAMKAFGLGASSNPLYAAGSKMANSVMKPFTKDETISKGPGPLKAWTEIRDFPAPNKERFRDWFKQHDKERGDA from the coding sequence ATGGCGATGAAAATAGGGAATGAGAAGTTTAAAAATAACGTTAATAAACAGATGGAAGACACGTTTATGCGCGGAGCAGTTGCCGGAGCACAAGAGCGGCTTCGCACAAGAAGGCTGGATGCAGCGGAGGAGCTCGGCAACTGGGAGGAATGGCGGTCTCATGGCGAAGAGATACGTCAGCATACATTAGACAATCTCGACTATTATTTACAAGAGCTTTCGGAGAATCTGCAAAAGCGCGGGGGACATGTATTTTTTGCAGATACAGCTGAAGATGCCAATGATTATGTGAAGGGCATCGTAAAAGAAAAGCGTGCCAAAAAAATCTTGAAGGCAAAGTCGATGGTTACTGAAGAAATCGGTTTAAATGATGTGCTGCAGCAGGAAGGCTGTGATGTCATTGAAACAGACCTTGGCGAATACATTCTGCAGCTGGATGATCATGATCCACCTTCCCATATCGTTACACCTGCACTTCATAAAAATAAAGAGCAAATCAAGGATGTATTTACTGAAAAACTGGAATATAAATTGACGTCCAAACCAGAAGAGCTTGCACTGCATGCAAGAGAAAAACTTCGTGAAGAATTTTTGCAAGCGGATATTGGTATTACAGGCTGCAACTTTGCCATTGCTGAGTCCGGCTCTGTTGGCTTGGTAACGAATGAAGGAAATGCCGGGATGGTGTCTGACTTACCAGATACGCAAATCTGTGTAATGGGGATGGAACGGATTGTTCCAACATTTGAGGAATTTGAGGTGCTTGTCGGATTGTTAACGCGGAGTGCTGTCGGCCAGAAGCTAACGAGCTATATTACTGCTTTAACAGGCCCGCGGACAGCGGAAGAAGTCGATGGTCCAGCTGAATTTCACCTTGTTATCGTGGACAATGGCCGCTCCGGTATCTTAGGAACTGAATTTCAGTCAGTCTTGCAATGTATCCGGTGTGCAGCATGTATTAATGTTTGTCCGGTCTACCGGCATATTGGTGGACATTCTTATAACTCTATTTATCCAGGTCCGATTGGAGCAGTGCTTACACCGCTGTTAGGCGGTTATGATGATTTCAAAGAGCTGCCGTACGCGTCAACACTTTGTGGTGCTTGTACCGATGCCTGCCCGGTTAAGATTCCGCTGCATACGCTCCTGCACCAACATCGCCAAGTAATTGTCGAACGGGAAGGACGTGCGCCTATATCAGAAAAGCTAGCGATGAAAGCATTCGGACTAGGAGCTTCTTCTAATCCGCTTTACGCAGCAGGGTCGAAAATGGCCAATTCCGTGATGAAGCCTTTTACAAAGGATGAAACCATATCAAAAGGACCTGGTCCGTTGAAGGCATGGACAGAGATTCGTGACTTCCCTGCACCTAACAAAGAACGTTTCCGTGATTGGTTCAAGCAGCATGACAAGGAGCGTGGTGATGCATGA
- a CDS encoding GNAT family N-acetyltransferase, with translation MTIKNLTIGSPLIVSAAAFYQDAWQVEDTTIASRFERHSTYPGYCGLVQLDEKGNIVGLVYGYISKQGQYYHDLLHSALQENGKSAWLEDCFELVELVVSPTLRGQGIGTSLLMQLLTDVSNSTAVLTTREKNTGAIRLYERNGWELLKDAFYPNGKAYRIYGKKLL, from the coding sequence ATGACAATAAAAAACTTAACCATAGGTTCTCCGCTAATTGTTTCGGCGGCAGCATTTTACCAAGATGCATGGCAAGTGGAGGATACGACGATTGCCTCTCGTTTTGAACGCCATAGTACGTATCCAGGATATTGCGGACTCGTACAGCTAGACGAAAAAGGCAATATAGTGGGGTTGGTATACGGATATATCTCGAAACAGGGACAATATTATCATGATTTATTGCACTCGGCGCTGCAGGAGAATGGCAAATCCGCTTGGCTTGAAGATTGCTTTGAATTAGTAGAGTTAGTAGTCTCACCAACATTGCGCGGACAAGGAATTGGAACGTCGCTGCTCATGCAGCTACTTACTGATGTTTCAAATTCAACAGCTGTCTTGACAACTCGAGAGAAAAATACCGGAGCAATTCGTCTATATGAACGGAATGGTTGGGAATTGCTGAAAGACGCCTTTTATCCGAATGGTAAAGCATATCGAATATACGGGAAAAAGCTGTTATAA
- a CDS encoding YfmQ family protein, with amino-acid sequence MSWVFIVVLIVASLIKILAASAPSAVVERIGKRFQLHPSLSYDVSVKKGEEVLLDEEKQRLVDAFNESNFLEKYYYPPAPEGIPFEIEAINAYYYLYPYADRVDVFKYRKKKVYAYSLRSEFMQRQVHTD; translated from the coding sequence ATGTCTTGGGTTTTTATTGTTGTATTGATTGTTGCCAGTCTGATTAAGATTTTGGCTGCTTCTGCACCGAGTGCTGTTGTTGAAAGAATAGGCAAACGATTTCAGCTTCACCCATCCTTATCATATGATGTCTCCGTTAAAAAAGGTGAAGAAGTCTTACTGGATGAGGAGAAACAGCGTCTAGTAGATGCTTTTAACGAGTCTAATTTTCTCGAAAAGTATTACTATCCGCCAGCTCCTGAAGGAATTCCATTTGAGATTGAAGCGATCAATGCGTATTATTATCTATACCCTTATGCAGACAGAGTAGATGTCTTTAAATATAGAAAGAAAAAAGTTTATGCGTATAGTTTACGTTCTGAATTCATGCAAAGACAGGTGCACACCGATTAA
- a CDS encoding lactate utilization protein C, with product MIQNREKFLANVASRLSRTSVQTERPVRNWKFRPQDKTLTNKTPDELVSILRDQCRLIHTDLIETTAQDLQNVLEETVASYGGGPLAIWKDPRYKEFGLQGQMEKWRMEGTAVHEWDPNLGYDNVAIAEKANIGITFSDITLAESGTVVLFSGEGKGRSVSLLPHKYIALIPKSTIVPRMTQAAQQISKQVQEGKAIASCINFITGPSNSADIEMNLVVGVHGPVKAAYIVIEDR from the coding sequence ATGATACAAAATCGGGAAAAGTTTCTAGCGAATGTCGCCAGCCGTCTTAGCCGAACATCAGTACAAACAGAAAGACCAGTTCGTAATTGGAAGTTCCGGCCGCAAGATAAAACACTGACAAATAAAACGCCAGATGAACTTGTCAGCATTCTTCGAGATCAATGCCGACTCATCCATACCGATCTGATAGAAACCACAGCACAAGATCTGCAAAATGTGCTGGAGGAAACAGTCGCTTCTTATGGCGGCGGTCCGCTGGCAATTTGGAAGGATCCACGCTACAAAGAATTTGGTTTGCAAGGACAAATGGAGAAGTGGCGAATGGAAGGAACTGCTGTACACGAATGGGATCCGAATCTTGGTTATGATAATGTTGCCATTGCAGAAAAAGCCAACATTGGCATTACCTTCAGCGATATCACACTCGCTGAATCAGGTACCGTTGTGCTTTTTTCTGGTGAAGGAAAGGGACGGTCGGTCAGCCTGCTTCCGCATAAATACATTGCACTCATACCAAAAAGCACCATTGTTCCGCGTATGACCCAGGCGGCGCAGCAAATCTCCAAACAAGTGCAAGAAGGAAAAGCAATTGCCTCTTGTATTAACTTCATTACGGGTCCAAGCAACTCTGCGGATATTGAGATGAACTTGGTTGTAGGTGTACATGGACCAGTGAAGGCAGCTTATATTGTTATTGAAGATAGATAA
- a CDS encoding DnaA N-terminal domain-containing protein, with product MSRESYRYFIHNYSHRHTDPGHIRELDYEEMLLDQPFSSIPTVQCTDRTDYISDFWGAALGSEALFLLFHISKALKSDKQKPQPVNLQLLAEKTRIKIEHLHQQLRFLEMYGFVRMYERFASSDPSLPIVPVFRANDHTPLLPEHLLEELPISLQLLHERALLDVSTESDISSGTSLSLPLQEDFTPMQLQQEKKLKQALKDQLSQPVYSTWFESTRFLEKDNHLFVITSNEFAKYWLESTHAKLIASCAPGYIIWFRTKDEKDTFSQT from the coding sequence ATGTCTAGAGAAAGCTACCGTTACTTCATTCACAACTACTCCCACCGCCATACAGATCCCGGACATATCAGAGAATTGGATTATGAAGAAATGCTGTTAGATCAACCCTTTTCTTCCATTCCTACCGTACAATGCACAGATAGAACCGATTATATTAGTGATTTTTGGGGTGCTGCTCTTGGCAGCGAAGCTCTCTTTCTTTTGTTTCATATATCTAAGGCACTAAAGTCAGACAAGCAGAAACCACAGCCTGTTAATCTGCAACTGTTGGCTGAGAAAACACGAATAAAAATTGAGCATTTACATCAGCAATTGCGGTTTTTAGAGATGTATGGATTCGTCCGAATGTATGAGCGATTTGCCTCATCCGATCCAAGTTTGCCAATCGTTCCTGTATTTCGAGCTAATGACCATACGCCTTTGCTTCCGGAACATCTGCTTGAAGAATTACCAATCTCTCTGCAGCTTTTACATGAGAGAGCTCTATTAGACGTCAGCACAGAATCAGACATATCATCTGGTACCAGCCTCTCACTTCCACTACAGGAAGATTTTACTCCTATGCAGCTGCAGCAAGAAAAGAAATTGAAACAAGCACTGAAAGATCAATTATCTCAGCCAGTATATTCAACCTGGTTTGAGAGTACTAGATTCCTTGAAAAGGATAATCATCTATTTGTTATAACCAGCAATGAATTCGCAAAATACTGGCTGGAGTCAACACATGCAAAATTAATTGCCTCCTGCGCTCCCGGATATATAATCTGGTTTCGTACCAAAGACGAAAAAGATACATTTTCCCAAACATAA
- a CDS encoding (Fe-S)-binding protein, whose translation MKVTLFATCIVDMFQSDVGIATVEILERLGCEIAFPTGQVCCGQPAFNSGYVEDAKKAMKKMIATFEDAEVIVTPSGSCATMFKEYQHVFKDDPVWRPRAERLAAKTYELTEFIVDVLKVEDVGAKLDGVATYHPSCHMTRLLGVKDAPMKLLSRVEGLEMQPLPNAQNCCGFGGTFAVKMGNISEQMVDEKVDSVSETKASYLIGADGGCLMNIGGRMQRRGKPVKVMHIAEVLNSR comes from the coding sequence ATGAAGGTTACTTTATTTGCGACATGTATTGTGGATATGTTTCAATCCGATGTTGGGATAGCAACCGTTGAGATATTGGAAAGGCTGGGCTGTGAGATTGCGTTTCCGACTGGTCAGGTCTGCTGCGGGCAGCCTGCCTTCAACTCTGGGTATGTTGAAGATGCGAAAAAAGCAATGAAGAAAATGATTGCCACGTTTGAGGATGCGGAAGTAATTGTGACGCCGTCCGGTTCTTGTGCCACGATGTTCAAAGAATATCAGCATGTATTCAAAGATGATCCAGTTTGGCGTCCGCGAGCAGAGCGCCTGGCAGCAAAAACATATGAACTAACGGAGTTTATTGTAGATGTATTAAAAGTGGAGGATGTTGGTGCGAAGTTAGATGGCGTTGCAACGTATCATCCGTCTTGCCATATGACACGGCTGCTCGGTGTGAAAGATGCACCAATGAAGTTGTTGTCTCGTGTAGAGGGCTTAGAAATGCAACCGCTTCCGAACGCACAGAACTGCTGCGGTTTTGGCGGGACGTTTGCTGTGAAGATGGGGAACATTTCAGAACAAATGGTTGATGAGAAAGTAGATTCTGTATCTGAAACAAAAGCGAGCTATCTGATTGGGGCAGACGGCGGTTGTTTGATGAATATTGGGGGAAGAATGCAGCGGCGAGGCAAACCGGTCAAAGTGATGCACATTGCCGAAGTATTGAACAGCAGATAA
- a CDS encoding DUF4064 domain-containing protein: MKTSKTLTSIALTLLLLTFIGSLVFTITLPQNDSMKQAVTTFLENDPKYQRQLDTGEAPSISLSDMAAETLGVLQFFFVIPTVYIAIICFIVLVGFLLISKKPAAARFTLFSAAILSLLTIIVPILLFIAGGKLRTRPA, from the coding sequence TTGAAAACTTCTAAAACCTTAACAAGTATTGCACTCACATTATTGCTTCTAACTTTTATCGGGAGTCTCGTATTCACCATCACACTGCCGCAGAACGATTCTATGAAACAAGCCGTGACGACATTTTTAGAAAATGATCCGAAATATCAGCGACAGCTGGACACAGGCGAAGCGCCGTCGATTTCACTCAGCGACATGGCAGCGGAAACACTGGGTGTACTGCAATTTTTCTTCGTCATCCCTACAGTTTATATCGCCATTATTTGTTTCATTGTATTGGTTGGTTTCTTGTTAATCTCTAAGAAACCGGCCGCAGCTCGCTTTACTTTATTTAGCGCAGCAATTCTATCTTTACTAACCATTATTGTCCCTATCTTATTGTTTATTGCCGGCGGGAAGCTTAGAACCCGGCCAGCATAA